From a region of the Streptococcus ruminantium genome:
- a CDS encoding CPBP family intramembrane glutamic endopeptidase, giving the protein MKKITTIMEWNVVKNWKYLLTAVAVLALNILTQRLVFSLPNFNGPNLFIAAALLLFAVAIGLWSTKILGLWQSEKKWSLLEAFGFLSIGFVVLFGVKMIGGQLIVIEEGYGKTPANQELIQNSGLPVLLLFIFTVFFAPVLEELLFRGIIMGKVFGKDSILGLLLSSYLFGLIHGPTNIGSWVLYAGIGLVLGVIYRLSGKYSYALILHFVNNLIGIGLLLLLQSLGAL; this is encoded by the coding sequence ATGAAAAAAATAACAACTATTATGGAATGGAATGTCGTTAAAAACTGGAAGTATCTTCTGACTGCTGTAGCAGTTCTAGCATTAAATATTCTGACACAACGATTAGTGTTTAGCCTGCCAAATTTTAATGGTCCAAATCTATTCATTGCAGCGGCATTGCTACTTTTTGCAGTAGCTATAGGTCTGTGGAGTACTAAAATTTTAGGTTTATGGCAGAGTGAGAAGAAGTGGAGTTTGCTTGAAGCGTTTGGCTTTCTCAGTATCGGTTTCGTCGTTTTGTTTGGTGTAAAAATGATTGGTGGTCAGTTGATTGTGATAGAAGAGGGGTATGGAAAGACTCCAGCCAATCAGGAGCTCATTCAAAATAGTGGTTTACCGGTTTTACTACTCTTTATTTTTACAGTCTTTTTTGCTCCTGTTCTGGAAGAATTACTTTTCCGTGGGATTATCATGGGGAAAGTTTTTGGGAAAGATTCGATTTTAGGTTTACTTTTATCTAGTTATCTATTTGGTCTTATCCATGGTCCTACCAATATTGGTTCCTGGGTTCTCTATGCAGGAATAGGTCTGGTCTTGGGGGTTATTTACCGTCTATCAGGAAAGTATTCTTACGCTCTTATTCTACACTTTGTGAATAATCTTATCGGTATTGGCTTACTCCTTCTCTTGCAAAGTTTGGGAGCCCTCTAG
- a CDS encoding CPBP family intramembrane glutamic endopeptidase — protein MNYVKHSVLVFLYFLAYQFVASFLMVGIALKKVPNFPPQLIESIVFWGAIIGVILSTAFTIVLWKFIYLRKTIDYRVESSWFHKLYWPILLYIAFVMFQFLVPVSESPNQKLVVEFVRFYPVIAFFSVVIFAPILEELIFRGVLGTYFFPKMSNMKSVGLYLVVTGVIFSVIHAPATIPQFLIYLTMGINLGWIYLIKRDIRYPIVLHFINNFLSFLLIFMGR, from the coding sequence TTGAATTATGTTAAACATAGTGTTTTAGTATTTCTCTATTTTCTTGCTTATCAATTTGTAGCAAGTTTTCTAATGGTGGGGATTGCATTGAAGAAAGTTCCCAATTTCCCACCTCAGTTGATAGAGAGTATCGTTTTTTGGGGGGCCATCATCGGTGTAATCCTCTCAACTGCCTTTACTATCGTTTTATGGAAGTTCATTTATTTACGTAAAACGATTGATTACAGGGTGGAATCGTCGTGGTTTCATAAACTCTATTGGCCAATCTTGCTTTACATTGCTTTTGTTATGTTCCAGTTCTTAGTGCCTGTTTCGGAAAGCCCGAATCAAAAGTTGGTTGTGGAATTCGTAAGATTCTATCCAGTTATCGCCTTTTTTTCTGTGGTTATATTTGCTCCAATTTTGGAAGAATTGATTTTTCGTGGTGTTTTAGGGACTTATTTCTTCCCTAAAATGTCAAACATGAAATCTGTGGGACTTTATCTGGTGGTGACAGGAGTTATTTTTAGTGTAATACATGCTCCAGCGACAATTCCGCAGTTCCTTATTTACTTGACGATGGGGATCAATTTAGGCTGGATCTATCTTATCAAACGTGATATTCGCTACCCGATAGTCCTTCATTTTATAAATAATTTCCTATCATTCCTCCTCATTTTTATGGGAAGATAA